One window of Tepidanaerobacter acetatoxydans Re1 genomic DNA carries:
- a CDS encoding MBL fold metallo-hydrolase, with translation MFLKRLQVGDLAANCYIIADEKNANAAIIDPGADADKIIETITKEHLIVKYIFLTHGHSDHISALKEVKNATDAKIAIHEQDAPMLLSPKDNLSIYFGEGFIQPPPDIMLKGNEKFAVGDLVLEIIHTPGHTPGGISIKVGNIVFTGDTLFAGSVGRTDFPGGSYDELINSIRDKLLPLGDNISILPGHGEPSTLSIEKKINPFLCNI, from the coding sequence ATGTTTTTAAAACGCTTACAGGTTGGAGATTTAGCTGCTAACTGTTATATTATTGCCGATGAAAAAAATGCAAATGCGGCTATTATTGATCCGGGCGCAGATGCTGATAAGATTATAGAGACAATAACAAAAGAACATCTTATTGTGAAATATATTTTCTTAACTCATGGTCATAGTGATCATATCTCTGCATTAAAAGAAGTAAAAAATGCAACTGATGCAAAAATAGCAATTCACGAGCAAGATGCTCCAATGCTTCTTTCGCCGAAAGACAATCTTTCTATATATTTTGGTGAGGGTTTCATACAACCTCCGCCAGATATAATGCTAAAAGGTAATGAAAAGTTTGCGGTTGGAGATTTGGTTTTAGAAATAATCCATACCCCCGGTCATACTCCTGGAGGTATATCGATAAAGGTTGGTAATATTGTATTTACCGGAGATACTTTATTTGCAGGTTCAGTTGGAAGAACGGATTTTCCGGGAGGTTCGTATGATGAACTTATAAACTCGATAAGAGATAAATTATTACCATTAGGTGATAACATATCAATATTGCCAGGTCATGGAGAACCTTCAACTCTTAGTATTGAGAAAAAAATAAATCCCTTTCTGTGCAATATCTGA
- the dtd gene encoding D-aminoacyl-tRNA deacylase produces the protein MRAVVQRVKKASVSVQGKDISKIDNGIVVFLGVAEGDTMEDVDYLAEKIVGLRIFEDEEGKMNKSVQDIDAAILIVSQFTLLGDVRKGRRPSFSKAAHPKEAQKLYKALIEACKKKVKAVEEGQFQAEMLVNVLNDGPVTILIDSDKQF, from the coding sequence ATGAGAGCAGTAGTTCAAAGAGTAAAGAAGGCTTCTGTTTCTGTACAGGGAAAAGATATTTCAAAAATTGATAATGGCATTGTGGTTTTTTTAGGTGTTGCTGAGGGCGATACTATGGAAGATGTTGATTATTTAGCGGAAAAAATCGTTGGGCTGAGAATTTTTGAAGATGAAGAAGGGAAAATGAATAAATCTGTTCAAGATATTGATGCTGCAATACTCATCGTATCTCAATTTACCCTTTTAGGAGATGTCAGAAAAGGGCGCAGGCCAAGTTTTTCTAAGGCAGCACATCCAAAAGAAGCTCAAAAACTCTATAAAGCTTTAATTGAAGCTTGTAAAAAAAAGGTTAAAGCAGTGGAAGAGGGTCAATTTCAAGCAGAAATGCTGGTAAATGTGCTAAATGATGGTCCTGTTACGATATTGATTGATAGCGATAAACAGTTTTAG
- a CDS encoding RelA/SpoT family protein has translation MDFDSLEKQILSYSPSADLDLIRKAYMFAKEAHSGQHRVSGELFISHPLGVAMILADLELDIPTIAAGLLHDVVEDTDYTIEDIEKIFGSEIAILVDGVTKLGKLEFKTKEEQQAENLRKMFFAMAKDIRIILIKLADRLHNMRTLKSMPEEKQREKAMETIDIFAPLAHRLGISKIKWELEDLAFRYLEPEHYYDLVEKVAKKRQERENHINKMIDILNERLLATGINAEIQGRPKHFYSIYKKMKDQNKTFEQIYDLTAVRVIVNTVKDCYGALGVVHTLWKPIPGRFKDYIAMPKPNMYQSLHTTVIDSSGDPLEIQIRTYEMHKTAEYGIAAHWRYKEGDKNSNEFEQKLSWLREILDWQRELRDAKDFMENLKIDLFTDEVYVFTPKGDVIDLPMGSCPVDFAYRIHTDVGNRCIGAKVNGKMVPLDYKLANGDIVEIVTSGHSNGPSRDWLNIVKSPQAKNKIRQWFKKERRDENIARGKEMLEKEAHRQGYDIYQLIKFDFMNNLLKRMSFANIDDMFAAIGYGAVTTKQILQKILDEYKKSVKLNKPEILIEKSNNKLKTKKKIDHGIKIDGIDNLLVKFSRCCNPVPGDKIVGYITRGRGVSIHRQDCKNVSSGVFDKERLVDVKWEGFEETSYPVEIQASAYDRPGILSEVINLVGDMKTNIDAINARTTKDGVAIIDLILEINNKQHLENVMQKIKKINGIYNIRRVMNQ, from the coding sequence TTGGATTTTGATTCATTGGAAAAGCAAATTTTATCTTATAGCCCATCGGCTGACCTTGACTTAATAAGAAAGGCTTATATGTTTGCAAAGGAAGCACACAGTGGACAGCACAGGGTTTCCGGTGAACTATTTATATCTCACCCCCTGGGTGTAGCTATGATCTTAGCTGATTTAGAATTAGATATTCCTACCATTGCTGCCGGTCTGTTACATGATGTGGTAGAGGATACTGACTATACTATAGAAGATATTGAAAAAATTTTTGGCTCTGAAATTGCCATCTTAGTGGATGGTGTAACAAAATTAGGCAAACTTGAGTTTAAGACAAAAGAAGAACAGCAAGCTGAAAATCTTAGAAAAATGTTTTTTGCCATGGCAAAAGACATCCGTATTATTTTGATAAAATTAGCAGATAGGCTGCACAATATGAGAACTTTAAAATCTATGCCTGAAGAAAAACAGCGTGAAAAGGCTATGGAAACCATTGATATTTTTGCACCTCTTGCTCACCGCTTAGGGATATCTAAAATAAAGTGGGAACTAGAGGATTTAGCATTTAGGTATTTAGAACCAGAGCATTATTATGACCTAGTTGAAAAAGTTGCAAAAAAGAGACAGGAAAGAGAAAATCACATTAATAAAATGATTGATATTCTTAATGAGCGGTTATTAGCTACAGGAATTAATGCTGAGATACAAGGAAGGCCCAAGCATTTTTACAGCATATATAAAAAAATGAAGGACCAAAATAAAACATTTGAACAAATTTATGATTTAACAGCTGTTAGAGTAATCGTAAATACTGTTAAAGACTGCTATGGTGCTCTGGGTGTTGTCCATACTTTATGGAAGCCCATCCCCGGCAGATTTAAGGATTATATTGCTATGCCTAAGCCGAATATGTATCAATCGCTTCACACAACGGTAATTGATTCCTCCGGAGATCCTCTGGAAATACAAATAAGAACATATGAAATGCATAAAACTGCAGAGTATGGAATTGCCGCTCATTGGAGATACAAAGAAGGTGACAAAAATAGTAATGAATTTGAACAAAAGCTTTCATGGTTAAGAGAGATTCTCGATTGGCAGCGAGAACTGCGTGATGCGAAAGACTTCATGGAGAATTTAAAAATTGATCTTTTTACTGATGAAGTTTATGTATTTACACCTAAAGGTGATGTAATAGATTTGCCGATGGGGTCTTGCCCTGTTGATTTTGCGTATAGAATTCATACAGATGTTGGAAATAGATGCATTGGAGCCAAGGTGAACGGCAAAATGGTTCCTTTGGATTATAAACTGGCTAATGGTGATATAGTAGAAATTGTAACTTCAGGTCACAGTAACGGACCGAGCCGTGACTGGTTAAATATAGTAAAATCACCTCAAGCAAAGAATAAAATTCGGCAATGGTTTAAGAAGGAACGACGCGATGAAAATATAGCTCGTGGAAAAGAAATGCTAGAAAAAGAAGCCCATAGACAGGGCTATGATATTTACCAGCTCATTAAATTTGACTTTATGAACAATTTACTAAAACGCATGAGCTTTGCAAATATTGATGATATGTTTGCTGCTATTGGCTATGGAGCCGTTACGACAAAACAAATACTTCAAAAGATTCTTGACGAATACAAGAAAAGCGTTAAACTAAATAAGCCGGAAATATTAATAGAGAAATCCAATAACAAACTTAAGACAAAAAAGAAAATTGATCATGGTATAAAAATAGATGGCATAGATAATCTTTTAGTAAAATTTTCTCGATGCTGTAATCCGGTTCCGGGTGATAAAATTGTTGGATATATTACCCGAGGTCGTGGCGTATCAATTCATAGACAGGACTGTAAAAACGTCAGCAGCGGTGTTTTTGACAAGGAAAGACTTGTAGATGTTAAATGGGAAGGATTTGAAGAAACCTCATACCCTGTTGAGATACAAGCTTCAGCTTATGACAGGCCTGGTATACTTTCCGAGGTAATAAATTTAGTTGGTGATATGAAAACTAATATTGATGCTATTAATGCCCGTACTACCAAAGATGGTGTTGCTATTATAGATTTAATTTTAGAGATTAATAATAAACAGCATTTAGAAAATGTAATGCAAAAGATAAAAAAGATTAACGGAATATATAATATACGAAGGGTCATGAACCAATAA